Proteins from one Deinococcus actinosclerus genomic window:
- a CDS encoding DUF456 domain-containing protein: MSLAFLIFLVAWVIGMIGTFVPALPATVIIFIGSVAATLVDGFQPWPDLPFLLTFLVITILISMVDNVASAWGARKYGGSKQAVWGAVIGGLVGILPVIPFGLIVGPLAGALIAELLIVRKAPMDALRSAWGTLVGLLAGIAAKVVLHLLIGLYELWRLWEPAKGVF; this comes from the coding sequence GTGAGTCTCGCGTTCCTGATCTTCCTCGTCGCCTGGGTGATCGGCATGATCGGCACCTTCGTGCCCGCCCTGCCCGCCACCGTCATCATCTTCATCGGCAGTGTCGCCGCGACCCTGGTGGACGGCTTTCAGCCGTGGCCGGACCTGCCGTTCCTGCTGACCTTCCTGGTCATCACGATCCTGATCAGCATGGTGGACAACGTCGCCTCGGCCTGGGGGGCCCGCAAGTACGGCGGCAGCAAGCAGGCCGTGTGGGGCGCCGTCATCGGCGGACTCGTGGGGATCCTGCCGGTCATTCCGTTCGGCCTGATCGTGGGGCCGCTGGCCGGAGCGCTCATCGCCGAGCTGCTGATCGTGCGCAAGGCGCCCATGGACGCGCTGCGCAGCGCCTGGGGCACCCTGGTCGGTCTGCTCGCCGGGATCGCCGCGAAGGTCGTTCTGCACCTCCTGATCGGTCTGTACGAGCTGTGGCGGCTGTGGGAGCCGGCCAAGGGCGTGTTCTGA
- the fni gene encoding type 2 isopentenyl-diphosphate Delta-isomerase, whose protein sequence is MSAPEPTAIQTRKLRHIEACLRPDSQYARQTTGLEGVAWPYRALPERNLEDVNLRASFLGRPLAAPVLIGAMTGGAEAAGRINRNLAVAAQRLGIGMMLGSQRVMLERPEAAASFQVRDVAPDILLVGNLGGAQFLLGYGPEQARRAVQEVGADALAIHVNPLQEALQPGGDTRWAGLRDRLAEVIPDLDFPVILKEVGHGLDAASAALAAPLGFAALDVAGAGGTSWARVEQLVHHGEVRTPDLCDLGVPTAQALRDARLVAPGVPLIASGGIRTGLDAARALCLGAEAVAVARPLLEPALHSAEAAEDWLANFIHELRVALFVGGYAAVRDLRC, encoded by the coding sequence GTGAGCGCGCCCGAACCGACCGCCATCCAGACCCGCAAGCTGCGGCACATCGAGGCGTGCCTGCGGCCCGACAGTCAGTACGCGCGGCAGACCACCGGGCTGGAGGGCGTGGCGTGGCCGTACCGGGCGCTGCCCGAACGCAACCTGGAGGACGTGAACCTGCGCGCCTCCTTCCTGGGCCGCCCGCTGGCCGCGCCCGTGCTGATCGGCGCGATGACGGGCGGGGCCGAGGCGGCGGGGCGCATCAACCGGAACCTCGCCGTGGCCGCGCAGCGCCTGGGGATCGGCATGATGCTGGGTTCGCAGCGCGTCATGCTGGAACGCCCGGAGGCCGCCGCGTCCTTCCAGGTGCGGGACGTCGCGCCGGACATCCTGCTCGTGGGAAACCTGGGCGGCGCGCAGTTCCTGCTCGGCTACGGTCCCGAACAGGCCCGGCGCGCGGTGCAGGAGGTCGGGGCGGACGCGCTGGCCATCCATGTCAACCCGCTTCAGGAGGCGCTGCAACCGGGCGGCGATACGCGCTGGGCGGGGCTGCGTGACCGCCTGGCAGAGGTGATCCCGGACCTGGACTTCCCGGTGATCCTCAAGGAGGTCGGGCACGGGCTGGACGCCGCGTCGGCGGCGCTGGCCGCCCCGCTGGGGTTCGCGGCGCTGGACGTGGCGGGCGCGGGCGGCACGAGCTGGGCGCGGGTGGAGCAGCTCGTGCATCACGGCGAGGTCCGCACGCCGGACCTGTGCGACCTGGGCGTGCCGACCGCGCAGGCGCTGCGGGACGCCCGGCTCGTGGCGCCGGGTGTTCCGCTGATCGCGTCGGGTGGGATCCGCACCGGCCTGGACGCCGCGCGCGCCCTGTGCCTGGGGGCCGAGGCGGTCGCGGTGGCCCGCCCGCTGCTGGAACCGGCCCTGCACAGCGCCGAGGCGGCCGAGGACTGGCTGGCGAACTTCATTCACGAGCTGCGCGTGGCGCTCTTCGTGGGGGGCTACGCGGCCGTGCGCGACCTTCGCTGCTGA
- the ychF gene encoding redox-regulated ATPase YchF — MGLAIGIVGLPNVGKSTLFNAITRAGALAANYPFATIEPNVGRVTVPDERLAALSRVFTKGERVPPIIPTFVEFVDIAGLVKGASKGEGLGNQFLANIREVDAIAHVVRCFEDGNVIHVAGRVDPIDDIETINTELILADLGGLEKRLQNLQKKAKGNDKDAKEQAELAEQIIAVLSEGKPARAGTYDAPIPKEFGLITTKPVIYVANVGEDNLTEDNAYVQQVREYAAAEGAQVVKISAQIEGELAEMPEDEARMFLEELGVQESGLDQLVKVGYDTLGLITFITSGEKEVRAWTIRRGEKAPEAAGEIHSDLERGFIRAEVIEWDKMVEAGGWAGAKSKGWVRTEGKEYVMKDGDIMNVLHNM; from the coding sequence ATGGGTCTTGCTATTGGAATTGTCGGTCTGCCGAACGTCGGGAAAAGCACGCTGTTCAACGCCATCACGCGCGCCGGGGCGCTCGCGGCGAACTACCCGTTCGCGACCATCGAGCCGAACGTGGGGCGCGTGACCGTCCCGGACGAGCGCCTCGCCGCGCTCAGCCGCGTGTTCACGAAGGGCGAGCGCGTGCCGCCGATCATCCCGACGTTCGTGGAGTTCGTGGACATCGCGGGCCTCGTGAAGGGCGCCAGCAAGGGCGAGGGCCTGGGCAACCAGTTCCTGGCGAACATCCGCGAGGTGGACGCCATCGCGCACGTCGTGCGCTGCTTCGAGGACGGGAACGTCATTCACGTCGCGGGCCGCGTGGACCCCATCGACGACATCGAGACGATCAACACGGAACTGATCCTCGCGGACCTGGGCGGCCTGGAAAAACGCCTGCAGAACCTGCAGAAGAAGGCCAAGGGGAACGATAAGGACGCGAAAGAGCAGGCGGAACTGGCCGAGCAGATCATCGCGGTGCTCTCCGAGGGCAAACCCGCCCGCGCGGGCACGTACGACGCGCCCATCCCGAAGGAGTTCGGGCTGATCACCACCAAACCCGTGATCTACGTCGCGAACGTCGGTGAGGACAACCTGACCGAGGACAACGCGTACGTGCAGCAGGTGCGCGAGTACGCCGCCGCCGAGGGCGCGCAGGTCGTGAAGATCAGCGCGCAGATCGAGGGCGAACTGGCCGAGATGCCCGAAGACGAGGCGCGCATGTTCCTGGAGGAACTGGGCGTGCAGGAAAGCGGCCTGGATCAGCTCGTCAAGGTCGGCTACGACACGCTGGGCCTGATCACGTTCATCACGAGCGGCGAGAAGGAAGTGCGCGCCTGGACGATCCGCCGCGGCGAGAAGGCCCCCGAGGCGGCCGGTGAGATCCACAGCGACCTGGAGCGGGGCTTCATCCGCGCCGAGGTCATCGAGTGGGACAAGATGGTCGAGGCCGGCGGCTGGGCCGGAGCCAAGAGCAAGGGCTGGGTGCGCACCGAAGGCAAGGAGTACGTGATGAAGGACGGCGACATCATGAACGTCCTGCACAACATGTAA
- a CDS encoding sensor domain-containing diguanylate cyclase, whose protein sequence is MITDPMETAWSERDTRSEHAETLALRFIQERGSRVVLAYLSWRHGRTRDAHDLITPVLHDLKVGEPSVWYARALNVAACVAHGMNHIDQALSHLEEQIRVSRLIRDTRLEAIGLHDFAAIIRAAHPVRAEQLLLDVIRIFEREPEPIGLPVAQFNLGNIYQEAGALETAVQFYFAALEAPGDVLKPVIETLILSSLFPLLETLGYDRELRIYRARLYALLRSTQDINVQAQAWIALSRHAAPAEIIEHVSALLPKLEAMDNHEYLALLYARLSEAYEALGNHADGLRTLRRSAQYEKVASEAQWRHARKLFESFLAWEEAERNHTHLLNYARQLEVEHAELTMLSRTDPLTGLANRHLLRERLEAWAGQDGALSLALIDIDLFKQVNDRWGHPAGDRVIQAIARLLQGVATPADLIVRYGGEEFLFVRFGGGSVVPACRQILDGVNGLVFHEGRDTFSVTVSIGVALDGQDFIRLIERADRNLYEVKQGGRNSLKV, encoded by the coding sequence ATGATCACTGATCCGATGGAAACCGCGTGGAGTGAACGGGATACCCGCTCAGAACATGCCGAGACCCTGGCCCTGCGCTTCATCCAGGAGAGAGGGTCACGGGTGGTCCTGGCCTACCTGAGCTGGCGACACGGCCGCACGCGGGACGCCCATGACCTCATCACGCCGGTCCTGCACGACCTGAAGGTCGGGGAGCCCAGCGTCTGGTACGCCCGGGCCCTGAATGTCGCGGCGTGCGTCGCGCACGGCATGAACCACATCGATCAGGCGCTGTCCCACCTGGAAGAGCAGATCCGGGTCAGCCGCCTCATCAGGGACACCCGTCTGGAGGCCATCGGCCTGCACGACTTCGCGGCCATCATCCGCGCCGCGCATCCGGTCCGGGCCGAGCAGCTCCTGCTGGACGTGATCAGGATCTTCGAGCGTGAGCCGGAACCCATCGGACTGCCGGTGGCCCAGTTCAACCTCGGCAACATCTATCAGGAGGCGGGCGCGCTGGAAACGGCAGTCCAGTTCTACTTCGCCGCCCTGGAAGCGCCGGGAGACGTGCTCAAACCCGTGATCGAGACCCTGATCCTCAGTTCGCTCTTCCCGCTCCTCGAAACCCTGGGGTACGACCGGGAACTCCGGATCTACCGGGCGCGCCTCTACGCGCTGCTCAGGTCCACGCAGGACATCAACGTTCAGGCCCAGGCCTGGATCGCGCTGTCGCGGCACGCCGCTCCGGCCGAGATCATCGAGCACGTCTCGGCGCTGCTGCCCAAACTCGAGGCGATGGACAATCACGAGTACCTGGCCCTGCTGTACGCCCGTCTGAGCGAGGCTTACGAGGCGCTGGGGAACCACGCCGACGGCCTGCGGACGCTGCGCCGCAGCGCGCAGTACGAGAAGGTCGCCAGCGAGGCCCAGTGGCGGCACGCCCGCAAGCTCTTCGAGAGTTTCCTGGCGTGGGAGGAAGCCGAGCGCAACCACACGCACCTGCTGAACTACGCCCGGCAGCTGGAGGTGGAGCACGCCGAGCTGACGATGCTCAGCCGCACCGATCCGCTGACCGGGCTCGCCAACCGGCACCTGCTGCGCGAGCGGCTGGAGGCGTGGGCCGGGCAGGACGGTGCGCTGTCCCTGGCCCTGATCGACATTGACCTGTTCAAGCAGGTCAACGACCGCTGGGGGCATCCGGCCGGCGACCGGGTCATCCAGGCCATCGCGCGGCTCCTTCAGGGGGTCGCCACGCCGGCAGACCTGATCGTCCGCTACGGCGGTGAGGAATTCCTGTTCGTGCGCTTCGGTGGCGGCTCGGTCGTCCCGGCGTGCCGTCAGATCCTGGACGGGGTCAATGGGCTGGTCTTCCACGAGGGCCGCGACACCTTCTCGGTGACGGTGAGTATCGGCGTGGCGCTGGACGGTCAGGACTTCATCCGCCTGATCGAACGGGCCGACCGGAACCTCTACGAGGTCAAACAGGGTGGCCGCAACAGCCTGAAGGTCTGA